A window from Solea senegalensis isolate Sse05_10M linkage group LG15, IFAPA_SoseM_1, whole genome shotgun sequence encodes these proteins:
- the calhm3 gene encoding calcium homeostasis modulator protein 3 produces the protein MERLKLVLQYFQSNSESISNGICIVLALVSVKLYTSFDFKCPCLPQYNKLYSLGVMIIPPIILFFLGVLINRHTGVMMDEWMRPVGNRSKNPAVVKYLFSAMIQRALLAPLVWILVTLLDGKIFICAFSLSVDPALFSGLPNNTDLDVIIIMSKVPCKEDVIFRNSSFHKAVSRYVRCYSQAVGWSILLFLIVLGALGRLFKPCFDDHARFLQTRYWSNYLDVEQKLFDETCVLHARDFARKCVVQFFEDMREDTILRLSHPSVISHSLVEWRDEEEERLHGITKQEQVDKLLNKWYYSKPELDVTRIAHRPRTCVTWEDHKGKTLYTDL, from the exons ATGGAGCGTCTGAAGTTAGTGCTGCAGTACTTTCAGTCCAACTCTGAGTCCATCTCAAATGGGATCTGTATCGTCCTGGCCTTGGTCAGTGTCAAGCTCTACACCAGCTTTGACTTTAAATGCCCGTGCCTTCCTCAGTACAACAAACTTTACTCTCTGGGAGTTATGATCATCCCACCCATCATACTTTTCTTCCTTGGCGTCCTGATCAACAGACATACAGGAGTCATGATGGACGAGTGGATGAGACCTGTTGGGAACAGGTCCAAAAATCCTGCTGTGGTGAA GTACCTCTTCTCAGCCATGATCCAAAGAGCCCTGCTGGCCCCACTGGTGTGGATCCTGGTCACTTTGCTGGATGGAAAAATCTTTATCTGTGCATTTAGTTTGAGCGTAGACCCTGCGCTcttctcag GTTTGCCCAACAACACAGATCTGGATGTGATCATCATCATGTCCAAAGTTCCCTGTAAGGAGGACGTTATCTTCAGGAACAGCTCCTTTCACAAAGCAGTCTCTCGCTACGTTCGCTGCTATTCACAA GCAGTCGGCTGGTCCATCCTTCTCTTCCTGATTGTCCTGGGAGCACTGGGACGCCTCTTCAAGCCCTGTTTTGATGACCATGCCAGGTTCCTGCAGACACGCTACTGGAGCAACTACCTGGACGTGGAGCAGAAGCTCTTTGACGAAACTTGTGTTTTGCACGCTCGAGACTTTGCGCGTAAATGTGTTGTACAGTTCTTTGAGGACATGAGGGAGGACACCATACTCCGTCTTTCCCACCCATCCGTCATCAGCCACTCCCTCGTGGAGTGGCgggatgaagaagaggagagacttCATGGAATAACAAAGCAAGAGCAGGTGGACAAGCTGCTCAACAAATGGTACTATAGTAAACCGGAACTTGACGTGACAAGGATTGCCCACAGACCCAGAACATGTGTCACTTGGGAAGACCACAAAGGAAAAACATTATACACAGATCTatag